In Acaryochloris sp. CCMEE 5410, the following proteins share a genomic window:
- a CDS encoding IS256 family transposase, whose product MNIAQREQQIIRIQSQSSYASINEALESTLRLEANRVTQIAVESALDEEVQAYLSEIQGDRPRRSGYYQRILDTQYGRITQLSVPKLRKGNAGREWQILERYQRALGSLLEFCLGLYVMGLSLRDLQEALYEILGAVLSVNAINRITLKAQKQMLQSRQTRLEKTPFILIVDGVWASVQCASEDFWEDQAGHIRKLRRAEDRVILVAMAIWPNGTQTVLHYEIAVQESEAAWLLFFEHLRQRGLQTHLVKLIVSDGTTGLPKVIRALFPLAQHQRCITHKVRAMLRHLGYEQLPHLDAQGQELSHSEAKKLRYSQIKHDAYAIYKAPDWEEAIVALLVFAQKWTDLEPDAVRTFTKDFALTLSFYDFDESIHSLIRTSNALERLFREFRTKADEIGAFPNEESCLAIFFLVSRRDHAKHDRLNNHGE is encoded by the coding sequence ATGAACATTGCCCAACGCGAGCAGCAGATTATCCGCATCCAATCTCAAAGTTCCTATGCTTCTATTAACGAAGCCCTAGAATCAACCCTTCGTCTTGAAGCTAACCGAGTCACCCAGATCGCAGTAGAGTCAGCTCTAGACGAAGAAGTTCAAGCTTATCTATCAGAGATTCAAGGGGATCGACCTCGACGTTCAGGCTACTATCAACGGATCCTTGATACCCAGTACGGCAGGATTACTCAGCTGTCCGTTCCCAAACTACGGAAAGGGAATGCAGGCCGAGAGTGGCAGATTTTAGAGCGTTACCAACGAGCCCTTGGCAGCCTGCTAGAGTTTTGCCTAGGGCTGTATGTCATGGGCTTATCGCTTCGAGATCTGCAAGAAGCTCTCTATGAGATCCTGGGTGCAGTCTTATCCGTGAATGCCATTAACCGGATTACACTTAAAGCCCAGAAGCAGATGCTCCAAAGTCGTCAGACTCGTCTTGAGAAAACCCCTTTTATTTTGATTGTTGATGGGGTTTGGGCGAGTGTTCAATGTGCGTCTGAAGACTTTTGGGAAGACCAAGCTGGGCATATTCGGAAACTACGCCGTGCGGAAGACAGAGTCATCTTAGTGGCCATGGCGATATGGCCAAATGGGACACAAACTGTTCTCCATTATGAAATTGCTGTCCAAGAATCTGAGGCAGCTTGGCTACTGTTCTTTGAGCACCTGCGGCAACGAGGATTGCAAACCCATTTGGTGAAGCTGATTGTGAGTGATGGCACCACTGGGCTACCTAAGGTAATTCGCGCTCTGTTTCCCCTCGCGCAACATCAACGGTGCATTACCCATAAGGTTCGAGCGATGCTCCGGCATTTGGGCTATGAGCAATTGCCACACCTGGATGCTCAAGGACAAGAACTGTCCCACTCTGAAGCCAAGAAGCTGCGGTATTCACAAATTAAACACGATGCCTATGCTATCTATAAAGCGCCAGACTGGGAAGAAGCTATTGTTGCGTTGCTCGTGTTTGCACAGAAATGGACAGACCTTGAACCCGATGCGGTCAGAACCTTTACCAAAGATTTTGCCCTGACCTTGAGTTTCTATGATTTTGATGAATCCATTCATTCGCTGATTCGTACTTCCAATGCGCTAGAACGGTTGTTCCGAGAATTCCGAACCAAAGCTGATGAGATTGGTGCTTTCCCCAATGAGGAGAGCTGTTTAGCGATTTTCTTCCTCGTCTCACGCAGAGATCATGCCAAGCATGATCGTCTCAATAACCATGGCGAATAA
- a CDS encoding strawberry notch C-terminal domain-containing protein yields MSQQDDLAELFAAEFLAGKSYSTIVEARNQASQLLNQPVRPGSPLAKLVDESVEAGLVRAAREIIGQSEDPLKTYTDLVDLTNRQPRLGVRSSTSVKQQAYSTPLPIAYLAANLAGITAESTVYEPSAGHGALVLNATPENCTINELNPDRAKDLRRQGFTVTEQDASAYLPDQLHDVVIANPPFGRVKGDNGRAKRFQLPGNPRGTSQIDHAIALQALRAMKPDGRAVLILGGKPETDPRERAEAYNTLESRGFFYPLYQQYGVTQHFTISGDLYKKQGAGWPLDMIVIEGKVYSQRPLPGVEPPKIYESFDELRGLLNANPQLYNLSDLQQGLDTQGRGESTPIHRQSPLRDAADGTSGVSRPDELPHGVDDPRLAETLPGVEGGSTGSPVQNPSTHAPHPGNPESLRRRGRDETDVDLGHGLGRQSAGVQREMDAVAETDQSRGDIPHRSNPEESTTPSPTDGQARQHQPRGVPDRPEIGLRLNSLELNHHSEDNLMAEQFNTAYIPRSKGRSPGTLIPTNMAVSAQRALDKLEAKHGNVDEFVMNRLGYDSRGHLYERLYAEQIDSLALSFDQKDQGKIFLNGDQTGNGKGRFGAASIIDAKRRGHIPIFVTKDPQLYKSMLEDLADIGFTDINPFITNNEEKITLNNGRILNTGNAASQASEMNRITDQQDLGGYDVIFTTYAQLQTVNKKSTLRREFLSNIAPSSSLIFDEAHEAGGSVGDAGWVNRNAPANRADFVRQLVDRSAETVFMSATATKDPAVMDLYARRTDAKHTVSSMENLENTLKAGGIPLQQMMATQFVASGNMLRRERSFENISFDAKQVPVDHGIADGISGIMRAIDRFDKAKVEAIKELSKEVRKEAKKVSEDNSIGKSGAKSKSFSSLMHNSIEQGLLSQKAEATVQEAISALERGEKPLIAVANTMDSFIGNFAKDRGIEAGDPINISFGDVLERYLNRSRDVTITDYSGTSMRRPMTEGELGGLALAAFEEAKELIAETDLSNIPLSSIDYIKHRLAQEGYSADEITGRQSIINYGADGNLTYGLRPMSEIKTQGKINVVNRFNGGQLDVVILNRSGATGINLHASEKFADQRPRHMIMAQAERDINQVFQMLGRANRFGQVVEPKFTLVMADVPAEKRLGALLAKKMASLNANTTAARDSDLSVGNVTDFMNAAGEEVVAELLDEHPEIDAMLSYPSHGSVGGSDFPLISRTTGRIPLLPIQQQAELYDLIETETTALIKQKEAMGENVLEADKLDLDARTIAKMEVVPEDAAIKSEFTGPVMLEVVNAKVTTKPPTQLEIVNTVRENLGQPRVKTVDDHDFNAVEDQAKVQNRSLIDQVESRLETYARKAIADAKTPEAAGHLETKFDKQMGHFQALTNRFRIGSTVQLDSAEGKVSYGVVANLAQKAKPLGSPAAPTNWKMQIVTTEGKNISVPFSKINSGKPSAVTIRPKGTTWKGESIYEDFDTRQQNQRTEMQIFTGNLIKAYGEHPKGKFINFTTNQGQVRQGLIMPDDFDITKQLRERPVIFEEPYQVKAFLTEVTKNLGVVHDNPEKNLAIKADAAAKLQGTPIEHFVITVPSSTRVGGTFFLNEDLLDAAQSEFFSVAHRMEMHVAPENLEAALKVIMKDEGIQIAAFDFKDMARDYLGQMLPTMEQIEENQFEQRADFVPYVEPTKDTAAQLDLLLQSEAVEPSETPQIEQPQSAPDQAAAQPTEENTKQIAPPANQIGKAEKSVAQFLHEGGLSQEILKGDDFHFKIKNGPYEPLVVERITDQLYLTHYYEQNGDLCLDSEMVFGIDEQGKLNLEEVAVQNPLTGGEIRELDREFGATFAQNIVNQGFAEAALEQLPELLQERQAEQNQAESVIAEEPAAVQSEAPTQAEPTPTKATEEIATEVEPPSATESPPEQTAPPIQGTEPTATEKPEVTPPETPSQPKAEVEQPQQGAMAQQDQGPQPKPKPQAKPEDWPKYASALGRGHVIQARIKKVVAAHQQGTALDMRSSISMGKDFREFTQELNSIRDWYRAAKELNRGDAYLERIMKVGNSYKQGKPISYRARTIRSQDINQANYNQFSAKLNRDNPKAFLVRLAANAAKAGLTNRRIMGALSMDPDIQSMHYQKGEQASLKYSRSIMLDGLKLKKREQPKVIAPQQSQEINRNQGLGR; encoded by the coding sequence ATGTCGCAGCAAGACGACCTTGCCGAATTATTCGCGGCTGAGTTTCTGGCGGGCAAATCCTACAGCACTATCGTAGAAGCCCGGAACCAGGCATCTCAGTTGCTCAATCAACCCGTGCGCCCTGGCAGTCCCCTAGCAAAGCTGGTGGATGAGTCCGTTGAAGCTGGGTTAGTTCGTGCTGCGAGGGAAATCATCGGACAATCTGAAGATCCTCTTAAGACCTACACCGACCTTGTTGACCTCACCAATCGCCAGCCCAGGCTCGGGGTCCGATCCTCCACCAGCGTCAAACAGCAAGCCTATTCCACTCCTCTCCCTATTGCATATTTGGCGGCCAACCTCGCAGGAATTACGGCTGAGTCCACCGTTTACGAACCGAGTGCTGGACATGGGGCATTGGTCCTGAATGCCACCCCGGAAAACTGCACGATCAACGAGCTAAACCCAGACCGGGCCAAGGATCTAAGACGCCAAGGATTCACGGTTACTGAGCAGGATGCTTCGGCCTATCTCCCAGACCAGCTCCATGATGTGGTGATTGCCAACCCTCCCTTTGGCCGAGTCAAGGGGGACAACGGCAGGGCCAAGCGGTTCCAACTCCCCGGCAATCCAAGGGGAACGAGCCAGATCGATCATGCGATCGCACTGCAAGCCCTCCGAGCGATGAAACCTGATGGCCGTGCCGTCCTGATTCTTGGTGGCAAACCCGAAACCGATCCAAGGGAACGAGCCGAAGCCTACAACACCTTGGAGTCTCGGGGGTTCTTCTATCCCTTATATCAACAGTACGGAGTGACCCAGCATTTCACGATTTCTGGAGACTTGTATAAGAAGCAAGGGGCAGGTTGGCCGCTGGATATGATCGTAATTGAAGGGAAGGTATATTCTCAACGACCCCTACCCGGAGTAGAGCCACCGAAAATCTATGAATCCTTTGATGAATTGCGAGGACTACTGAATGCAAATCCCCAGCTATACAACTTATCAGACCTACAACAAGGTTTGGATACCCAAGGAAGAGGGGAATCAACGCCTATTCATCGTCAGAGTCCCCTCCGAGATGCAGCAGATGGAACATCAGGAGTATCTCGACCTGATGAATTGCCGCATGGAGTGGATGATCCAAGACTGGCTGAAACATTACCAGGAGTCGAGGGAGGAAGTACAGGCTCTCCTGTCCAAAACCCTTCGACACATGCACCCCACCCAGGAAATCCCGAGTCTCTACGACGACGAGGGAGAGATGAAACAGATGTGGATTTGGGCCACGGACTGGGGAGACAGTCTGCTGGAGTGCAACGAGAAATGGATGCAGTGGCTGAGACTGATCAATCCAGAGGTGACATTCCCCATAGATCTAACCCTGAAGAGTCCACTACCCCAAGCCCAACTGATGGACAAGCACGACAGCATCAACCTAGAGGAGTTCCTGATCGACCTGAGATCGGACTTCGACTAAATTCCCTTGAACTAAACCATCATTCTGAGGACAACCTGATGGCTGAGCAGTTTAATACCGCTTATATCCCTCGCAGCAAAGGGAGATCGCCTGGAACCTTAATCCCAACCAATATGGCTGTTTCGGCTCAACGTGCTTTGGATAAGTTAGAAGCCAAACATGGCAATGTGGACGAGTTTGTGATGAATCGACTGGGGTATGACTCCAGAGGCCATCTCTATGAACGCCTATACGCCGAGCAGATCGATTCGTTAGCCTTGTCGTTTGACCAAAAGGATCAAGGCAAAATCTTCCTCAACGGCGATCAAACTGGGAATGGCAAGGGACGGTTCGGAGCAGCCAGCATTATTGATGCCAAGAGGCGAGGCCACATCCCTATATTTGTCACCAAAGATCCTCAACTCTACAAATCAATGTTGGAAGACTTAGCTGATATTGGTTTTACTGATATCAACCCCTTTATTACCAACAATGAAGAGAAAATCACCCTCAACAATGGCCGCATCCTAAATACGGGAAATGCAGCTAGCCAAGCCTCAGAGATGAACCGGATTACTGATCAACAGGATCTAGGGGGGTACGATGTGATTTTCACGACCTATGCCCAACTGCAAACGGTAAATAAGAAAAGCACTTTGAGACGGGAGTTCCTATCCAATATTGCCCCGTCATCGTCATTGATTTTCGATGAGGCTCATGAAGCAGGGGGTAGCGTCGGGGATGCAGGCTGGGTCAACAGAAATGCCCCAGCCAATCGAGCTGATTTTGTCAGGCAATTAGTAGATCGCTCTGCTGAGACAGTTTTTATGAGCGCCACAGCCACAAAAGACCCGGCTGTAATGGATTTGTACGCTCGACGTACTGACGCTAAGCATACTGTCTCCAGCATGGAGAATTTAGAAAATACCCTGAAAGCTGGCGGCATTCCACTACAACAAATGATGGCGACTCAGTTCGTTGCCTCTGGCAATATGCTCAGACGGGAACGGAGCTTTGAGAATATTTCATTTGATGCCAAGCAAGTTCCTGTCGATCATGGGATTGCTGATGGGATTTCTGGCATCATGAGAGCCATTGATAGGTTTGACAAAGCCAAGGTAGAAGCCATCAAAGAACTTAGCAAAGAAGTTCGCAAGGAAGCCAAAAAAGTCAGTGAAGACAATTCTATTGGCAAATCTGGAGCAAAATCAAAAAGCTTTTCTTCGCTCATGCACAACTCGATTGAGCAAGGACTCCTCTCTCAAAAAGCTGAGGCTACAGTCCAAGAAGCGATCTCTGCCTTGGAACGGGGAGAGAAACCCCTAATTGCCGTCGCCAATACAATGGATTCGTTTATTGGCAACTTTGCGAAGGATCGGGGGATTGAAGCAGGTGATCCGATCAACATTTCCTTTGGTGATGTGCTAGAGCGATATCTGAATCGCTCTCGGGATGTGACTATTACGGACTATTCAGGCACATCTATGCGACGACCCATGACGGAGGGTGAGCTAGGAGGATTAGCACTGGCTGCGTTTGAAGAGGCCAAAGAACTCATTGCCGAAACAGATTTATCGAATATCCCACTCAGCAGTATCGACTACATCAAGCATCGACTGGCCCAAGAAGGGTATAGTGCTGACGAAATTACAGGCAGACAAAGCATCATCAACTATGGAGCCGATGGCAATCTCACCTATGGGCTAAGACCTATGAGCGAGATCAAGACTCAAGGCAAAATTAATGTGGTCAATCGCTTTAACGGCGGGCAGCTTGATGTCGTGATTCTAAATCGTTCTGGAGCGACGGGTATCAACCTTCATGCGTCAGAGAAGTTTGCAGATCAGCGACCCAGGCATATGATCATGGCCCAAGCTGAGCGCGATATCAACCAAGTATTCCAAATGTTGGGCCGTGCGAATCGCTTTGGGCAAGTCGTGGAACCTAAATTTACGCTGGTGATGGCAGATGTCCCCGCAGAAAAACGACTCGGGGCTTTACTCGCCAAAAAGATGGCTTCGTTAAATGCCAACACCACAGCAGCGAGAGATTCGGATCTCAGCGTTGGCAATGTTACCGATTTCATGAATGCAGCGGGGGAAGAAGTTGTAGCTGAATTATTGGACGAACACCCCGAAATCGATGCCATGCTGTCTTACCCCAGTCATGGGTCTGTGGGAGGATCTGATTTTCCACTCATTAGCCGCACAACAGGCCGCATCCCTCTACTCCCCATCCAGCAACAAGCAGAACTGTACGACCTGATCGAGACGGAAACCACAGCTTTGATCAAGCAAAAAGAGGCAATGGGCGAGAATGTCTTAGAGGCTGACAAGCTGGACCTGGATGCCCGCACAATCGCCAAGATGGAAGTTGTACCGGAAGATGCTGCCATCAAGAGTGAGTTCACCGGACCTGTGATGCTGGAGGTGGTCAATGCCAAGGTGACGACTAAGCCTCCCACGCAGTTAGAAATTGTCAACACAGTCCGTGAGAACTTGGGCCAGCCTAGGGTTAAGACGGTTGATGACCATGATTTTAATGCTGTTGAAGACCAGGCCAAGGTGCAGAACCGGAGCTTGATAGATCAGGTTGAGAGCCGACTCGAAACCTATGCCCGGAAAGCGATAGCAGATGCGAAAACACCGGAGGCGGCAGGCCACTTGGAGACCAAATTCGATAAACAGATGGGGCATTTCCAAGCCCTCACGAATCGTTTTCGGATTGGCAGCACCGTTCAACTAGATTCCGCAGAGGGTAAGGTTTCCTATGGGGTGGTTGCGAACCTTGCACAAAAGGCTAAGCCGTTAGGTAGTCCCGCTGCACCGACGAACTGGAAGATGCAGATCGTCACTACTGAAGGCAAAAATATCTCAGTACCTTTTTCCAAGATCAACTCAGGTAAGCCATCTGCTGTCACGATCAGGCCAAAAGGAACCACTTGGAAAGGGGAGAGCATTTATGAGGACTTTGATACCAGGCAGCAAAATCAGCGCACTGAGATGCAGATCTTCACGGGCAACCTGATCAAGGCGTATGGGGAGCATCCCAAGGGCAAGTTCATTAACTTCACCACCAATCAAGGCCAGGTGCGCCAGGGGCTGATCATGCCCGATGACTTCGATATCACAAAGCAGCTCCGAGAGCGCCCAGTGATCTTTGAGGAGCCATACCAAGTAAAAGCATTCCTAACAGAAGTGACGAAGAATCTGGGGGTGGTTCATGACAACCCGGAGAAGAACTTAGCCATCAAGGCTGATGCAGCCGCCAAACTGCAAGGGACTCCCATCGAGCATTTTGTGATCACAGTGCCCAGCTCCACCCGTGTTGGCGGCACGTTCTTCTTGAATGAAGATTTGCTAGATGCTGCCCAAAGTGAATTCTTCTCTGTGGCCCACCGAATGGAGATGCATGTGGCTCCAGAAAACTTAGAGGCAGCACTCAAGGTAATCATGAAGGACGAAGGCATCCAAATCGCAGCCTTCGATTTCAAAGATATGGCACGGGATTACTTAGGACAGATGCTGCCGACGATGGAGCAGATCGAAGAGAACCAGTTTGAGCAACGGGCTGACTTTGTACCCTACGTGGAGCCGACCAAAGACACCGCAGCTCAGCTAGATTTGTTGCTCCAGTCTGAGGCTGTTGAGCCGAGTGAAACCCCGCAAATTGAGCAGCCTCAGTCTGCACCGGACCAGGCCGCAGCACAGCCTACCGAGGAGAACACCAAGCAAATTGCCCCACCCGCAAACCAGATAGGCAAGGCTGAAAAGTCTGTGGCCCAGTTCTTACATGAGGGGGGATTATCCCAGGAAATTCTGAAGGGTGATGATTTCCACTTCAAGATCAAGAATGGCCCTTATGAGCCTTTGGTGGTGGAGCGGATTACGGATCAACTTTATCTGACCCACTACTATGAGCAAAATGGAGACTTATGCCTGGATTCTGAAATGGTGTTTGGGATTGATGAGCAGGGCAAACTCAACCTAGAAGAAGTGGCTGTTCAGAACCCGCTTACCGGAGGAGAGATACGAGAACTGGATCGGGAGTTTGGAGCGACATTCGCCCAGAACATTGTCAATCAAGGATTTGCAGAAGCAGCCCTTGAGCAGTTACCAGAGCTATTACAGGAGCGACAGGCAGAACAGAATCAGGCTGAATCTGTGATTGCCGAAGAGCCAGCAGCGGTACAATCTGAAGCACCCACCCAAGCTGAGCCGACACCAACCAAGGCGACTGAGGAGATTGCAACAGAAGTTGAGCCACCATCAGCAACGGAATCACCACCAGAGCAGACGGCCCCACCAATTCAAGGAACTGAACCCACGGCTACAGAAAAACCGGAAGTCACCCCACCGGAGACGCCTAGCCAGCCCAAAGCAGAAGTGGAACAGCCTCAGCAAGGTGCAATGGCTCAACAGGACCAAGGACCGCAGCCGAAGCCAAAACCCCAGGCTAAACCGGAGGACTGGCCTAAGTATGCCTCAGCCCTTGGTCGAGGCCATGTGATTCAGGCAAGGATCAAGAAAGTGGTAGCAGCACACCAGCAAGGAACCGCTCTTGATATGAGGTCTAGTATCTCGATGGGCAAGGACTTTAGGGAGTTTACCCAGGAATTGAATTCGATCCGGGATTGGTATCGAGCGGCCAAGGAACTCAATCGCGGAGATGCCTACCTTGAACGAATTATGAAAGTAGGCAATAGCTACAAGCAGGGTAAGCCAATCTCTTACAGAGCGCGTACTATACGAAGCCAAGATATCAATCAAGCAAACTACAATCAGTTTTCCGCAAAGCTAAACAGGGACAACCCAAAAGCATTTCTGGTGAGACTTGCGGCAAATGCAGCTAAGGCTGGGCTAACTAACCGACGCATCATGGGAGCTTTATCAATGGACCCAGATATCCAGTCCATGCATTATCAAAAAGGAGAGCAAGCCAGTCTGAAGTACTCACGGTCAATTATGTTGGATGGACTAAAGCTAAAGAAGAGAGAACAACCCAAAGTTATTGCTCCACAACAATCACAGGAAATTAATCGTAATCAGGGACTTGGAAGATGA
- a CDS encoding ISAs1 family transposase (programmed frameshift), protein MSHLIDTLKQVPDFRSAHGRIHPLWLLLLLMVMGMLAGYQGYRPLETFVTDYRQPLSELLGLESFEVPSHCTFRRVMMGLDFQALSHQFEAWMLSKAQTHSPDNYAASMDGKRICQGLTDDNGKQRFVGLVSLFAVEAGITLKLEALTQEDNSEIKVVQALLETLQLDGLLITMDALHAQKTLQQVVASGNDYLIAVKRNQGRLYDHLQTYFECLKPMAEHTHSIHSRGREEHRCIQVYEPVGIALQEWEAIRSVLCVQRWGTRQGKDYHNTAYYISSAATSPQHWQSLVREHWGIENRLHWPKDVVFGEDDYRLEDEQALLNWSVLRTIVINILRLNGYQSLKTAMTKLANRVDIIFSLLT, encoded by the exons ATGAGCCACCTAATCGATACTTTGAAGCAAGTCCCTGATTTCCGCAGTGCCCATGGCCGTATTCATCCGTTATGGCTGCTGTTGCTATTGATGGTGATGGGTATGCTTGCTGGATATCAAGGGTATCGTCCGTTAGAAACCTTTGTGACCGATTATCGCCAACCTTTAAGTGAGCTATTGGGACTTGAGAGCTTCGAAGTTCCGTCTCACTGTACCTTTCGACGTGTGATGATGGGGCTTGACTTCCAAGCGTTGAGTCACCAATTTGAAGCTTGGATGCTCTCGAAGGCCCAGACTCACTCTCCCGATAATTATGCAGCATCCATGGATGGCAAACGGATTTGTCAGGGGCTCACCGATGACAACGGCAAGCAGCGTTTTGTAGGATTGGTGAGTTTATTCGCAGTGGAAGCAGGCATCACCCTCAAGCTCGAAGCCCTCACTCAAGAGGATAATAGCGAAATCAAAGTCGTCCAGGCTCTATTGGAAACACTACAACTCGATGGCTTGTTAATCACCATGGATGCCTTACACGCCCAA AAAACACTTCAGCAAGTTGTGGCTTCGGGTAATGACTATCTTATCGCCGTTAAGCGCAATCAGGGCCGTCTTTACGACCACCTCCAGACTTACTTTGAGTGTCTTAAACCCATGGCTGAGCATACCCACTCCATACATAGTAGAGGACGAGAGGAACATCGGTGTATCCAGGTTTATGAGCCTGTCGGCATAGCCCTACAAGAGTGGGAGGCCATTCGCTCGGTGCTTTGTGTCCAACGATGGGGCACTCGTCAAGGCAAGGATTATCACAATACCGCCTATTACATCAGTTCGGCAGCCACCTCCCCCCAGCATTGGCAATCTCTGGTCCGAGAGCATTGGGGCATCGAGAATCGGTTGCATTGGCCGAAGGATGTGGTCTTTGGTGAAGATGATTATCGACTGGAGGATGAACAAGCACTGCTCAATTGGTCAGTGCTTAGAACCATTGTGATTAATATTCTGCGGCTAAACGGCTATCAATCCCTCAAAACCGCCATGACTAAGCTTGCTAATCGGGTCGACATCATTTTTTCGCTGTTAACTTAA
- a CDS encoding AIPR family protein — protein MDRITKSLIIELLEKQEIVSEGDSKDLEKLVNYCILSNEYSKTFEIDVITVGEGGDTGIDGLAILVNGQLIEHKEEVDDLLERNNSLEVSYIFIQTKTSSSFSSGEINTFIFGIKDFFSESPSLVRNSDISRLAEISDYIYEKAPHFKENPTIKLYYCTTGKWVDDQNLLAVINQGKTDLEQANLFEEIFFNPYGAKEVARSFRKTKESIHTTLNFRNRVTLPSIKGISEAYIGLLPFEEFKKILLDEEDNLVSVFEDNVRDFQGTNNDVNNGIEKTLKNEDSDLFSVLNNGVTIVASSISTTGDNFTIRDYQIVNGCQTSNVLFNNRKGDYINNVNIPIKIIATDDDEIKNRITLATNNQTPIKKEQLASLTSFQRRLEQYYNSYSGNERLYYERRSKQYNSDNSVLKTRIITVPYQIKSFSAMFLNNPHTVTSFFGTIVNRLNEGKAQIFNADHKFSPYYTSAYAYYKLETCFRRKSIDPSYKKVRFHILMLFRIMFQEDRLPEFNSKKIDGYCADLLKILNDDNKALTCFNECIDVIDNAKFDKSDKQDIKLLSKTKVLIEEANNRSLASFF, from the coding sequence ATGGATAGAATCACAAAAAGTTTAATCATAGAGTTACTAGAAAAACAAGAAATAGTATCCGAAGGTGATTCTAAGGATTTGGAAAAACTAGTGAATTATTGCATCTTGTCTAATGAGTACTCTAAAACTTTTGAAATAGATGTTATTACCGTTGGAGAGGGAGGAGATACAGGAATCGATGGCCTCGCAATTTTAGTTAATGGACAACTAATTGAACACAAAGAAGAAGTTGACGATTTACTTGAAAGAAATAACTCTTTAGAAGTTAGTTATATTTTTATTCAAACCAAAACATCATCAAGTTTCAGTAGCGGTGAAATCAATACTTTTATTTTTGGAATTAAAGACTTTTTTTCTGAGTCACCTTCTCTTGTAAGGAATTCAGATATTTCTAGACTTGCTGAAATTTCAGATTATATTTATGAAAAAGCACCTCACTTCAAAGAGAATCCAACAATCAAACTATATTATTGTACAACGGGTAAATGGGTCGATGACCAGAATTTATTAGCTGTTATCAATCAAGGTAAAACTGATCTTGAACAAGCAAATTTGTTTGAAGAAATATTTTTTAATCCATATGGCGCTAAAGAAGTTGCACGCTCATTTAGAAAAACAAAAGAGTCAATTCATACTACCTTAAACTTCAGAAATAGAGTTACACTTCCTTCAATAAAAGGTATTTCTGAAGCATATATTGGACTTTTGCCATTTGAAGAATTTAAAAAAATATTGCTAGACGAAGAAGATAATTTAGTTAGTGTATTTGAAGATAATGTTCGTGATTTTCAAGGAACAAATAATGATGTCAACAATGGAATAGAAAAAACATTAAAAAATGAAGATTCTGACTTATTTAGTGTATTAAATAATGGTGTTACCATTGTCGCTAGCTCAATCTCTACCACAGGAGACAATTTCACAATTCGTGATTATCAAATTGTGAATGGTTGTCAAACTAGTAATGTCTTATTTAATAACAGAAAAGGGGATTATATTAATAATGTAAATATTCCAATAAAAATAATAGCAACTGATGATGATGAAATAAAAAATAGAATCACATTAGCAACCAACAATCAAACACCAATAAAAAAAGAACAACTGGCATCTTTAACATCTTTTCAGAGAAGATTAGAGCAATACTATAACTCATATAGTGGAAATGAGCGTCTTTACTACGAAAGACGCTCAAAACAGTACAATTCTGATAATTCAGTATTAAAAACTAGAATTATTACGGTTCCATATCAAATAAAGTCTTTTTCGGCGATGTTTTTGAATAATCCTCATACAGTCACAAGCTTTTTCGGGACTATTGTAAACAGGCTTAATGAGGGTAAAGCTCAAATTTTTAATGCTGATCATAAATTTTCCCCGTATTACACTAGTGCCTATGCATACTATAAACTTGAAACTTGTTTCAGGAGAAAAAGTATTGATCCTTCTTATAAAAAGGTTAGATTCCATATTTTGATGCTATTCAGAATTATGTTTCAAGAAGATCGACTACCAGAATTTAATTCAAAAAAAATCGATGGATACTGTGCTGATCTTCTTAAGATTCTAAATGATGATAATAAGGCATTAACTTGTTTTAATGAATGTATTGATGTTATTGATAATGCCAAATTTGATAAGTCAGATAAACAAGACATAAAATTATTATCTAAAACTAAAGTTTTAATAGAAGAAGCAAATAATAGGTCTCTCGCAAGTTTTTTCTAA
- a CDS encoding tetratricopeptide repeat protein, producing the protein MRRKLVGAYFTSGIAAFCLSLACCSPRPLFAQEPSNPLTNPHFAAATSLLEQKDFQGAMRELNRAILLDPSLATAYSFRGVLHLDAKNYQEATADFAQVTRLQPKSADAHLNLAKSQLMLKDYQSALQSATKATQLDPQNQAAALLVKMIPHLSKPAQ; encoded by the coding sequence ATGCGTCGGAAACTAGTAGGGGCTTATTTCACTTCGGGGATAGCTGCTTTCTGTCTAAGCCTTGCTTGCTGTAGCCCTCGACCCCTTTTTGCTCAAGAACCTTCCAATCCTCTAACGAACCCGCACTTTGCTGCAGCAACTTCTCTCCTTGAGCAAAAAGATTTTCAGGGAGCAATGAGAGAACTCAATCGGGCGATCCTGTTAGACCCATCTCTCGCAACTGCCTACTCATTTCGCGGAGTTCTCCACCTGGATGCCAAGAATTACCAGGAAGCTACCGCTGATTTTGCCCAAGTTACCCGACTACAGCCAAAGAGTGCAGATGCCCATCTCAATCTTGCTAAAAGCCAATTGATGCTCAAGGACTATCAATCGGCTTTGCAATCAGCCACCAAGGCGACTCAGCTTGATCCGCAGAATCAGGCTGCTGCTCTTCTGGTGAAAATGATTCCACATCTGTCTAAGCCTGCCCAGTAG